GAGAAACACAACATTCTGTGACACTGTTTAAAATATCACAATAACATTGAGTTTTTctcaaaactgaaaaatgtaaaGATCTTTTGATTAAGACTAAAGAATCAATATAGAATTCTTAATATTTcctatttaatgtttttatagaaaaactgaaatgtatCAATCTGTGAAAAAGAATTGTCAGAACAACTAAGAATTTTCAGGTAAAAAGGAATATTTCACTTCtggtttaaaatttgttttgcGATCAGATTGTAACACTATTTTCCATGTAGAAATATATTATTTAGTAAACATGCATCTTAAAACCTCACCTTCAGCGACAGACTCTCCAGATGCCATTTTTCAGGGTTCAGCTTCTCATTTTCTCTCACTGTCAGGTTCACACTGGGACAGGGCAACTTGGTCTGCAGTTGCAGCGTTGCACAAAGTCTCCCTGATCCCTGCTGTGCGCTCTCATTCAGAAACGACGGTGGACAAGTGAGGGGCGTCCCAACAGAGAGGGGACAGAATGCCAAAAAGAAGCAAAGGAGTATGACTGGAGCCGTCATTCTGACTGCAAACTCATAAGCTGTGAGAAATATCCAGGCAAAGCACCAATATAAAGACCCTCTGGTCAATAAATAACTATGCAGATTGTGTTATTTTACAGGTCATGGGCAACAGATAAGGTGTGTCAATATCTTATAATTACTATTGTTACAGATGTAAAACTTGggctaaaaataaagttaagtGAAACAAGTCCACACAAATACAGAATCCATATCCTAGACTTTGTAAGTTGTAACTTTCATAACTAAAGAGAGTTTGGAGATTTTATAAACAATTTGGAATGTGAAGGTTTGAAGTGAAAGGTTAGGCTCTGTAACATTTGATCTCTAAAGGTTAAAAACATTTACTTTATTGAGTGTTTACATGGTCAATGTCAATGTTGGGTTGCATTTACTGGATTTCACTTTCAGTTTGAGCATGATTTACAGTAAAGAGGGCAATTATTAGCCAGCATATATGCATCTGCACACGTAGATGAGGAACATTTAATGTTAGTGGAACATTTTTTTAAGGTTAGTATGATGTtactgaaacattctttcaactTAATGTTTATTAACATTTCAACATTCCACACAGAAAAATCCTCCTCAAAAATGTACTAATTAATCCAATGGAGAACGTTGTAGTGACGTGTTACACATCAAAATCCTCCGTGTTTGCAGACAAGTTGGATTGTAAGtttctttaacattttaacagGAGGAAATTAATTCCTGAATGTTACCCCAGACAGTCGTGTACAGTGAGAAAAACAGAGATTTGACAACTCTATTCACTCAGtggccatatttgcaatgccTCCAGGCAGCAATTTCAGGCATCCAAGACCAAATCCTAGgctatctatttgaatgggtgaatcctgaaatctcaaaaattGCTTGGCAAACgcacaataacaaaaataaatctcACATCAATTGTTGCATAAATgctgtttcttatgctcaaatagcgtttaaataaatcttacttttcaggctagacgagccaatgcgcatgtgcagtcctaagtcTCAGGTTTGTATGGGAACCAGACCTTCAGCTGCAGTGActcaatgactttatcaattaacgattggctcttttactttgGCCTTGTCCCAAACGACACACTTCATGAGCACTTTCGGTCTTGAGGACTTACAATGGCAGTCGCATGTGCGTGTCCATTAAGTCCACGAGACCGTAGGGTGCCCCATTCCTCATTTTAtgtttcagaagggtgctctTGAGCGCCCCCTTTGTGGCTGATATGCCACTATCGATGCACTCTTTTCCTGAGTATGACTGGAGCCGTCATTCTGACTGCAAACTCATCAGATGTGTGAAATATCCAGGCAAACTGTCAGGAAAAAGCAGACTTTTTCCTGACAGTCAGCGCGGTGTTACATCCAGAAAGTGCGAACTCGTAGGAAGACCGCAAGGGTTTAGGGTGCCAGTTGGGACACAGAAGGAGGGATATATTCCATTGATCACTTTTATGTATACtacattatgtattttaacagtgttgTTCAATAAAACCAAATGATTACTTGCTTTTGATACTTTATTTGAACCAATTATTATTGCCTCGTTATTATATAcctatgtattttaaataattttaaaggcTACTGTTCACTTAGGTCtgtttttaaccacaaaatatattaaacgaTTACTCAATCAAAATAATCGACCAATTACTCAATTACCAAAATAATCTTTAGTGACAGCCCtagattagttaaaacatttccaaATGCACCTACAGTGTTTTGCATTTCATGACTTTCTGTCACATATTTTGTCATTGAAGATTTCTTAAAAACAGTGTAAAAATATCATCTTGTCTCATGAACCCAATCATCTTGTGAGCTAAATGTATCATCACACCCCTTCTCTTTTGTACGTCTTTGTATTAACAACTTACAACTTTAAGTAAAACATGCTTTGAGAACTTTAAGGCAATCACTTTTCACGTGTCTAGGACTGCCATCTCGCTTTGTGCTTCATAATAATGATGTTAAAAGAGCGTGAATATGGTTGACTGCCGCCATACTGCACAATAATAACGCACAAAAATCAGTACTTTTATATGAACTATGAACAGTGTCTCATGATAAGCCACAAAAGACATGCAACATGGGCCTAATGCAGCCCTTCATACTGGCACTGTTATATTAGAGCATTCTGACATAATGGGTCACAGGGTGGGATTGAACACAGGAAGGTCCACAGATGTGCTACACTGATGTATGGAGTGATAGCTATATGTAAAACTCGACATCTGTAAAACATCTGATGTTTTCAGTGTGTTGCTGACGTTTTTCCCCGCGTGAGCTAGTGACTGCTTTGCCGTGAGAGTCGTGACGTCAGACAGTCAACTTGGAACGCTGCATACAGACTCATGATAGATCAGAAGATGACAGAAAATCACTATTGATAACTAACTTGGGCTAAAAACAAAGTTAAGTGAAACAAGACCATACAAATACAGCATCCATATCTGGGACTGTTTAAAAGAGCATTTGGAATGTGAAGGTTTGAAGTGAAAGGTTAGGCTCTATAACTTTTGATCTCTAAAGGTTGAAAACATTTACTTTATTGAGTGTTTACATGGTCAATGTCAATGTTGGGTTGCATTTACtggattttactttcaatttgaGCATGGTTTACAGTAAAGAGGACAATTATTAGCCAGCATATATGCATCTGCACACGTAGATGAGGAACATTTAATGCCAGTGGAGCGTTTTTTTTTAAGGTCAGTATGATGTCCTTGAAACGTTCTTTAACTTAATTTTTATCAACAACTCAACTTTCTTGGAACTTTGATTTCCCTGCGGGGCTCATGCTGGCTTTTTGTGGGCACAGTGGGCTAGGGCCAGCCCACACCAAACCTAAACAGGCCCAGTGCGGGTTTGCTCAGGCGGGGCCCACAGATTTGGGCTCACTGCGGGCTCTCTGTGAGAAGCTCACGCTAGCCTATGATGGCCCATTCGGGCCCAGAGCAACTTTTGTTCCTTTGGGCCCATTCAGGTTTTGTGTAGGCAGCCTACTTTCATTTCCCATGCTGTTTGGctgctttttaaaatttaatgtgAAATTCAGTAAGACCTTCCATTTATTACTCTACACAGATGAAATTAGAATTAATGACAGtaattcacatttttttatacagaaaaattactgtatttttatatagtaTTTTCTGCTTTCTTAAATTACATacaaatgtatgtaaaattacaaaaataatctgTAATGAATACAATAACAAAATAGTTACATGATAAAATGGTCAAATGACTGGCAGCAACGGCTTCCAGACAAAAACCATAAAATTAAAGGAAAATCTCCTTATTTAAATAAGCTGAAAACACTGTCACATGACCAGCAgcaacagaacattaaacactaacagatctgtctagatctcagcatcttcacttattacaatcCAGTTTGACTAtttcttttaaaacttttagatgttgatgttttattgaaaataataaagttatgaAGGTGAGTGTTTGCTGTAGTTGGGCTCTTTACCCTTGACTTCCTAACTTTAATGTTTCTCAGGCTGCTGTAACTGTGTGTTTCTGAAGCATATTTGTAATAGCAAAAATTGCAAGAGAAATTCTGGTCAGATGAAGTTGATTACTTATTGATGATTCAGTCATCATGCAGTGGTCAGATTCATAGAGATTTATATTTTGCAGAGTATGATTTAGGATAGTTTTGTTTGGCAGATGTATCTGCCAGTCATTGACCAATTTTTTAACAATCTTtaatcgttattttcattaatagTAAATGTTTGGCACCCTGTGCTGCCAGATTTTTTGTTGTAGATATAGTGTGGGCCCTGTGAGGGATTCCTGAGGGCTAAGTGAGGGCTGCCTGTGCAGGGCCAACGCTAAGGGGCCAATGTTTTGCCAATGAGCAAATTCTCAGGGGCCCTGCGCCGGCAGCCCGCTGAGGGACCTTACTCTAAGCCTAAGTGGGCCCGTAAAGGGACAGTGCAGGCTTGTTTGCAGGGTTGTAACATTCAAAGAACATAAAAATGCCTTAATGTTAATAGAACATCATTTAATGGTTAGTGTAAAACATTCTTTCAACTTAATGTTTATTAACATCTCAACACTCCACACAGCAGAAATCCTCCTCAAAAATGTACTAATTAATCCAATGGAGAACGTTGTAGTTTATTATTGTAGAAGAAGTGTTTATTAAAAACCTGCAACACGTTACACATCTCCCAAAGTTAAAGTATATCATATCACATGACAGTAGTGAAGTGTTACACAGCAAATTCCTCAGTGTTTGTTCTTTTTCGCTGCAAATCTGAACACAGACAACTTGGATCGCAattttcttaaaggattagttcactttcaaataaacttttcctgataatttactcacccccatgtcatccaagatgttcatgtctttctttcttcagtcgaaaagaaattaaggtttttgaggaaaacattccaggatttttctccttatagtggacttcaatgggcaccaaacagttgaaggtcaaaattacagtttcagtgcagcttcaaagagctttaaatgataccagacgaggaataagggtcttatctagagaaaccatcgctcatttttgaaaaaaatacaactgtatatgctttataaacacgcATGTTCGCCttgcattcttcaaaaagcttacgctgtatgtcctacgccttccctattctacttatggaaaattTAATAGGGTGGAAAAAAATTGGGATGGGAggacattttctttctttttcttttttttttcaaatcttttgcgttccctcacaaaacttttgcattccctcacaaaacttttgcattcccaTGCAATGATATTATTTTTCCCTTACTGTGAGCTCATACAAACTCTTCCTCTTTAATGGCTGGCAGTAGTGTTTCAGTTATTAGTAACATACAttaataatgcacacaaataatgcgCAGTTCATAGAGTTTGAACTTGTTGGACTCAAATATAAAGATATAGTGCTTAAGTCAAAGAGTTCAGTAGTTGGCAATAGATTCACAGATTCGAGCTTCCTGGATTAATAACTCGTGAGctaaacattgttaaaacacaaatgcagctaTTTCCAATCATAGTAACCTAGAAAACGAGCAACAATAACCCAATTTTCCATAAatgtgctttaaaatatataaattagtCTCTTTGTAGGCAAGTCTGAAGGGACCGTCTGAAAAGTGCAAAACCCAAAAcccttttgctcattttatattatgaaaaaatactcaataacttcactgtaacacactgtactgtcaccaaattcagttcATACATCACTGCTTTCCTGCTGGTTATAGGTACTACAACACTTAGTTTGGCAAGCAGCACATAAAGGCCTTCTTTACACAAATGATGTTGATACACAGCTTACATACTTACAGCTTTTGCGTGATAATTGCTTACTGAATTTGATGactttacaatttatttaatatttttactaataacagtgaagttattgattttgtttcataataaataattataaaagttatgcattttttttttaatcaaactaAGTGTTCCAGTACAACCAGCAGGAGAGCAGTGATGTATgaactgaatttggtgacagtACAGTGTGTCAAAGTGAAGTTATTGAGTATTTTTCATAATGTAAAATGAGCAAAAGGGTTTTGAGTTTTGCACTTTTCAGACGGTCCCTTCAGACTAGTCTCTCTGCTGCCTGCTCATAGAGACCAATTTGTGGAAAATTGGGTTGTTGTAGCTCATTGTCTATGTTACTATGATTGGAAAtagctgcatttgtgttttaactTTGTGAATCTATTGCCAACTACTGAACTCTTTGACTTAAGCACTGACCGCATTTCATTATATTTGAGTCCAACAAGTTCAAACTCTATGAGCTGcgcattatttgtgtgcattatcAATGTATGTTACTAACTGAAACACTACTGCCAGCCAGCGGGACATTAAAGAGGAAGTGTTTGTCCGAGCTCACAACAATGGAAAGATTATAACTTTGCAAGGGaacacaaaagttttgcgagggaATGCAAATATCTTTGCAAGGGAACGCAAaaggtttgaaaaaaaaaaaaaataaaatacacacagGGAGAGAACTGAGCTAATTAGCAGACTGGAGGATCTCAAATATGAACATGACAGAGAAACAGAtatcaaaacaaagaaaaccaaACTAGAAACATAAGAACAGAACTAAACCATTacagtgatgtcactaacccaagAAGAAGTGATTTCtgtgaaagaaaatatctccctttgtatTGAACTTTGAACatctttgcagatgttgtttatgctcaaacagcaacattacacactaactaaagttaaaaaagtgaattcATAATCAAGGTTCCCTTTTAAGGGTtacttcatccaaaaatgaaaataatgtcatttattactcaccctcatttcttttcggtgcgccaaaaaaacaaaataacaacttatttagtgatggccgatctcaaaacactgcttcatttttcttcggagcgttatgaatcttttgtgtctgaatcagtggttcggagtgccaaaatcacgtgatttcagcagtttggtggtttcaCATGCGCTCCGAACTgttgattcgacacaaaagattcataacgctccgaagaaaaatgaagcagtgttttgagattggccatcactatatacgacgttattttattttattttattattttttttggcacaccaaaaatattctcatcactttataatattaatattgaaccactgtaatcacatgaactgatttaaaaatgtttttagtacctttatggtaCAATGATGCAGATTTCACTTGTACTTTTCCAGACTcatgtatttgtattttctaTTCCAAAACTAATAATTGCTGTTCAATTGTAATGATTGTATGAAATTGTAAAGACTTTAAtaggaatatttaaaaaaatgcaaaagaacAACATTCTTTTGGGTACATTTTATTTGACAAAGttttcaaaatgtaaatgtgtagtTTTATGGTTACATTCACAGAgataattttaatgcatttattattagcATTACTAGAGAAAAACCTTTTATAAGGTTGACTAAATTGTTCATTTAATTACTGttagatataatgatttttttcataaactttttttctaaaCTGGTACACATTGAGGTTTATATTGcaggtattaaaataaaatcctCCAAGAAGTATTTAATTTTtggtttaaaaaattaaacatttcagtGAAGATGGATGCTGCCCGTTCTCTGATCGTAGTCATGGCTGTGCCTCCTCCGATCTCAGTCTCAGCCGCACCTTCTCTGATCGCAGTCATGGCTGCCTTTCCTCCATTTGCAGTCTTGAGTGCGCCAACAGTAAGAGCTCTATGGTCTTTAACTTTTTCATAATGAACTGGCATTTTATTGCTGTCAAGACCAACCACAACATAACCATGTCTTCTATCGACCTTTAAACCATTTTCTTGACAGACATCATAAACATCCATTGTGACACTGCTTTCGAATAAAGGTCTTCCACTAGAAGACTGAGATTGACGTGTGAAAATTCTCTGAATATTTTCAGTTGTAAAATATCTTCTATCCATGAAGGATTGTGTCTTTGGTATTGTTTTGTATTTCATTACATTCCGTCTATAATCTGTTGCAGAATCCCATACTCTCTGCCAATAGTTGTTATCAGATGGATCTGCAGGATTGTCCACTAAATGCTTCCTGCTAAAATCATAAAATGATGGTTCAGCACGTCTGTGTCTGATGTGCAACTTTGTGCAAACACACAGAAATTCTGATTGTGTATCGATGGAGTTTATAGGAATGTTTGCATAGAATCCTCCAGGAAAATGTTGGTGTTGCTCGTCTTGTTTAGACACCATAAAACTGCAGGTTTTTTCCAcctaaaaagaaaaagtaagaTTAATGATACGATTAATGAGACCATGGTTAACCCTTATGTACTGTGACAGGTCAGTTTGACCCATTTTGATTTTTGAGTTGTCGTAAACATCAGTTAATCTGTTTTTTTCTTGAGAATTTGACTTTGAGTCATTCTTGAAAATGACGTTTTTTCTCATTTAGGGAAATTAGCTTTTCTCACTTATttcaatacagaaaaatattttgtcagccACTTATGGTAAAAATTAGCtatcatttcttttttcaatctATCTGAAATACTATCTAACCTACAttgtttttcttgaaattttgtGACTTTTTCTCTTTTAGGGTCATGAACATGCATGCAAATTTCAACATGCTAATGTGTTGTGAAATGTGGATACAGAAATTGTAAGTGTTCTTACTGTTCAtgggtcaatttgacccatACAGACAGCCATTCAAAagcattatattttatataaaatatatattttacaaaacatgttCAACTCTAAAACTTCAAGAAAATCAAAGTTATATATCTACGGAAgaagattagggccaagcaataataaaaaaataaaaccatctcgagattaaagttgttaaatttcgagaaaaaagtcgttaaatttcgagaaaaaagttgagataaaatgttgagaataaagtaattaaattacgagaaaaaacttgttaaatttcaagaaaaaagttaagataaaatgttgagaataaactcattaaattacgagaaaaaagtcgttaaattatgagaacaaatttgttaaattacgaatttgttctcataatttaacaacttttttctcgtaatttaattactttattctcataatttaatgagtttattctcaacattttatctcaacttttttcttgaaatttaacaagttttttctcataatttaatgaatttgttctcataatttaacaactttattctcataatttaatgagtttattctcaacattttatctcgacttttttctcgaaatttaatgagttttttctcgtaatttaatgagtttattctcaacattttatctcgacttttttctcgaaatttaatgagttttttctcgtaatttaatgagtttattctcaacattttatctcgacttttttctcgaaatttaatgagttttttctcgtaatttaatgagtttattctcaacattttatctcaacttttttctcgaaatttaatgagttttttctcgtaatttaatgagtttattctcaacattttatctcgacttttttctcgaaatttaatgagttttttctcgtaatttaatgagtttattctcaacattttatctcgacttttttctcgaaatttaatgagttttttctcgtaatttaatgagtttattctcaacattttatctcgacttttttctcgaaatttaatgagttttttctcgtaatttaatgagtttattctcaacattttatctcgacttttttctcaaaatttaacaagttttttctcgaaatttaacaactttaatctcaagatggttttatttttttattattgcttagccctaatcctcttccgtatataTCTGAACAAGCGATATGCCAAATtttaggttgatatctcaaaaaaataacttttagtaagatttttttgtgcGCAGTACaaaactttttcactagatgacatccAGACTCCACCAGTGACCATATAAGATCTCTTcgatttccatatatggtttgagtgatctgaaacatattttcccataaatttcataatatttatgaAGTAGATATCCTATTCAGAAGAAATTTGGgcagtaatgttaatatttgatttgaattcaaTCCCTAAAACACATAAACTTACGAAAATAATCAGAGTGTGTGTTATAGTTTGGCACCACATTACAAATGGAGAGTCTATCGCTATTTCTCTATTGCTCTgtcatttcttttgaaaatcAGTCACCAAATATGAAAACTAGAGTCtgaaagctttcaaatgatatagaGTTTGTCAAGATTACTTAGACTAGGTTTAGACTAAGATATTATTGTTATAATGTCCCACTGGTGCGGGGAGGGGCAGTCTTCAAAATAgcagttaaaaacatttttataaatcataaattCAGATATTAATTCTTTGTAACGTGTGAAAAGTATTGatattaaaa
The window above is part of the Chanodichthys erythropterus isolate Z2021 chromosome 3, ASM2448905v1, whole genome shotgun sequence genome. Proteins encoded here:
- the LOC137009124 gene encoding uncharacterized protein; this translates as MTAPVILLCFFLAFCPLSVGTPLTCPLSFLNESAQQGSGRLCATLQLQTKLPCPSVNLTVRENEKLNPEKWHLESLSLKVEKTCSFMVSKQDEQHQHFPGGFYANIPINSIDTQSEFLCVCTKLHIRHRRAEPSFYDFSRKHLVDNPADPSDNNYWQRVWDSATDYRRNVMKYKTIPKTQSFMDRRYFTTENIQRIFTRQSQSSSGRPLFESSVTMDVYDVCQENGLKVDRRHGYVVVGLDSNKMPVHYEKVKDHRALTVGALKTANGGKAAMTAIREGAAETEIGGGTAMTTIRERAASIFTEMFNFLNQKLNTSWRILF